Part of the Amycolatopsis sp. 195334CR genome is shown below.
GACTGGAGCTATCGAACAAACGTTCGACAAGGTGACCGCCTTCCCCGCGGTGACGATGGCATGGCGCTCGTGTTGCCAAGAGCACGGGTGTGGTCCGCGACGTCGTTGGGTGGAGGAGGTGACCGGTGCCGGTTGGTGTGACCGTTCCGGCGTCATCGGCCTCGCCCGCTCCGCTGGCGCGGCTGGCGGCGTTGCCGGGGGTCAGTACGGCGAGTGGGGTGGCGGCGGCCGCCCGGCATGCTCAGGTGACGGGAAAGGTGCTGCCCGTCCTGCCCGAGCTGGCCGGGTTGCTGCCCGCCGGTGGACTGCGACGCGGTGGCACGGTCGCGGTGCACGGCTCTCCCTCGTTATTACTGGCCCTGCTTGCCGAAGCCACCTCGCGGGGTTCCTGGGCGGCTGTGGTGGGTGTTCCCGAGCTCGGCGTTGTGGCGGCGCACGAGCTCGGGGTCGCGGTGGACCGTCTCGCGCTGGTCAACCGGCCGGGAATGGAGTTCGGCGCGGTCACGGCCGCTCTGCTGGACGGGATGGACCTGGTGGCCGTGGGCGGCGCGGGCGGTGGCGCTCGCGGTGCCGGTCCATCCCGTTCCCAGCAACTGGCACGCCGCCTTTCGGCACGGGCCCGCAACCGGGGTGCGGTCCTGCTGTCACTGGGACCTTGGCCGGGGGCCGAGGTGGAACTGACCTGCGAGGCGATCACCTGGCAGGGCTTGATGGAGTCGGGAAAGGGGTTCCTGCGAGGCGCTGATCTGAACGTGCGCACCAACGGCCGCGGTGCCGCCGCGCGCCCGTTGCGCGCCACCGTCACCCTGCCCGCACTTCACGACGCCCACCCAGAACGCTTGGCGGAGCCAGCCCCCGCCGAGCCGCCACTGCATGCCGCTTCCGTGCAGCCTGCTTCTGCCGAGCCACCGATGCCCGCCACTTCGGTGCGGCCAGTGCCTGCCGAGCCACCGATGCAGGCTGCATCAGCGCGGCTTGCTTCTGCCGAGCCGCCGCCACATGCCGTGTCGGAGTGGTGGGGGCCGGAGCATGCCGCGCCAAGGCAGTGGGCAGCGGAACACAGCGAGCCAGAACACTGGAGCAAGCCAGAACACTGGGCCGAGCCAGTCGAGGCCGGTGTCGGATGAGCGACAACAACCGCATCCGGATGCTGGTGCTCTGGTGCCCCGACTGGCCGGTGGTGGCCGCCTGCGCGGCGGAAGCAACCCCGCCGGATCGGCCCGCTGCCGTGTTCTCCGCGAATCGCGTCGTCGCCTGTTCGGCGTTGGCGCGGGCCGACGGGGTCCGTCGCGGCATGCGGCGCAGGGAGGCGCAGTCCCGCTGCCCGGAGCTGGTGGTCTTCGGCGCCGAACCGGAGCGGGATGCCCGGTTCTTCGAGGCCGTCGCCGTCGCCGTTGAGGAGTTGGTGGTCGGGGTCGAGGTGGTGCGGCCGGGCATCGTCGCCATGCCGGTGGCCGGGGCCGCCGGGTACTTCGGCGGCGAGGCACGGCTGGCCGAACTGCTCGTCGACCAGGTGGCCGCGCAGGTCGGCGTGGAATGCCAGGTGGGCATCGCGGACGGGCTGTTCGCGGCCACCCTCGCCGCCCACCGGTCGGCGCTGGTGGAGGCGGGCGGCACCGCGAACTTCCTTGCCCCACTGGACATCCGCGTGCTCGACCAGCCCGGTGCGGACCGGGCCGAACTGGTCGACCTGCTCCGCCGCCTCGGCCTGCGCACGCTGGGCGCCTTCGCGGCGCTGACCACCCGCGAAGTGCTCAGCCGCTTCGGCGCGGACGGCGAAATCGCGCACCGGCTGGCGTCCGGGCGATCCGAGCGGCCACCGGTCCGCCGCCGCCCGCCGCCCGAGCTGACCGTGACCAAGGAGTGCGACCCGCCGCTGGACCGGGTGGACGTCGCCGCCTTCACGGCCAAGACCATGGCCGCCGGCTTCCAGGCCGGGCTCGCGGCCTGGGGCCTGGCCTGCACCCGGCTCGGCGTGCACGCCGTCACCGAGAACGGCGAGGAGATGTCGCGGATCTGGCGCTGCGCCGAACCGCTGGACGAGCAGGGCGTGGCCGATCGGGTCCGCTGGCAGTTCGAGGGCTGGCTCAAGGGCAGGACCGGCCGCCCGACCGCGGGCGTGGTCCGGCTCCAGCTGGTCCCCGAGGAGACCGTCGAGGGCCGGTCGTTGCAGCTCGGCCTGATCGGCACCGAGCAGCAACTCGCCGACGAACGGGCCGCCCAGGCGATGGTGCACGTCCAGGGCCTGCTCGGCCCGGAGGCCGTGCTCACCCCGGTGCTCGACGGCGGGCGCGGCCCGGCCGAACGCGTGCGGCTGGTGCCGTGGGGCGATCGCCGCGTGCCCGCGCGCCTGCCGGAAGCCCGCTGGGACGGACGGCTGCCGATGCCCGCGACGGTGTTCCCCGAGCCGCTGCCCGCCCGGGTCTTCGACGCGGGCGGCACCGAGGTGGGGATCACCGAGCGGTACCAGCTCAGCGGCCCACCCGCCGCGGTGGCGGTGGACGGCGGTGACGCGCGCCCGGTGCGCGGCTGGTCCGGGCCGTGGCAGGCCAGGGGCCGGGGAACCGACCAGGTGCGGCTGCAGGTGGTGCTCGACGGCACGTCGGCACTGCTGCTGGTCCGCACGCTCGACAATCCGAAGTGGACAGTGGAAGGGGAGTACGGCTGGTGAGTGACCAGGAGTACCTGCGCCGGGTGCGCGAATGGCTGAGCGAGGAACTCGGTGGCGCGCCCGCCGAGGTGGCCGGGATCGAGCTGGACCTGTCCGCGCTGATCCCGCTCCAGCGCACCGGTGAGCACCAGTACGGCTGATGGGCTGGAACAACCCGCCGGTCCGCTGGCAGGACCTGGAACGCGAGCTGTCCGGACGACAGCCGGAGTCTGAGCGTGAGGCGTCCGGGCAGCAACCGCTCCAGCCGGAGCCCGCACGCGAGCTGTCCGGGCAGGCGATTCCACCGGAGTCCGAGCGGGACGGGGGCGACAGCCCCGCCTGGACTCGGCACCGTCACGCCTACCGCCCCCCGGAGGATCTGCGCACCCGCCGCGGGGACGACCAGGCGGGCGCAGCCGTGCGCGTGCCGTACGCCGAGTTGCACTGCCATTCGAACTTCAGCTTCCTCGACGGCGCGAGCCACCCGGAGGAACTGGTGGAGGAAGCCGTCCGCCTGGGGTTGGATGCGTTGGCCCTCACCGATCGCGACGGTATGTACGGCGTCGTGCGCTTCGCCGAGGCCGCCGCGGATCTCGGCCTCCGCACGGTGTTCGGCACCGAGCTCAGCCTCGGCCTCAACAGCCCCCAGAACGGCCTGCCCGACCCCGAGGGCGAGAGCCTCCTCCTGCTCGCCTACCAGCAAGAGGGCTACGGCAACCTCTGCCGCGCGATCACCCGCGGCCAGCTCCAAGGACCACAGTCGGAGAAAGGCCGCCCCGTCTACGACCTGGAATCCATCGCCGAGGACACCGCGGGCAAGTGCGTCGTCCTCACCGGCGGCCGCCGAGGGGCGGTGCGCCGCGCGCTGGTCGACGGAGGCATCGACGCCGCGCGCACCCGGCTCGACCAGCTGGTCGCCCTCTTCGGCCGTGAGCACGTGGTCGCCGAGCTGGTGTCCCACGGCGAGCCGATGGACGACCACCACAACGACGCCATCCGCGACCTCGCCGAGTCGTTCGGGCTCCCGCTGGTCGCCACCGGCGGCGTCCACTACGCGACCCCGCGCCACGGCCGCCGCCTGGCCGCCGGGCTCGCCGCGATCCGCGCCCGCCGCAGCATCGAGGAGATGGAAGGCTGGCTACCCGCTGCGGACAACGCCTTCCTGCGCTCCGGCAAGGAAATGCAGGAGATCTTCACGCGCTACCCCGGCGCGGTGCAGCGCGCGGCCCTGCTGGGCACGGAATGCGCGTTCGACCTCAGCCTGGTGGCGCCGGACCTCCCGCCGTTCGACGTGCCCGACGGCCACACCGAGGCCAGCTTCCTGCGCCAGGAGGTGATGAAGGGCGCCGCCCACTGGTACGAGGGCAACGAGAAAGCGTACGCCCAGCTCGAACACGAGTTGCGCATCATCGAGGAACTCGGCTTCCCCGGTTACTTCCTGATCGTCTGGGAGATCGTCGACTTCTGCCGCCGCAACAACATCTACTGCCAGGGCCGGGGGTCGGCGGCGAACTCCGCGGTCTGCTTCGCGCTCGGCATCACCAAGGTCGACTCGGTGAAGTGGAAGCTGCTGTTCGAGCGCTTCCTCGCCCCGGACCGCGACGGTTACCCCGACATCGACCTGGACATCGAATCCGGCCGCCGCGAGGAGGTGATCCAGCACGTCTACCAGAAGTACGGCAGGCTGCACACCGCCCAGGTGGCCAACGTGATCACCTACCGCTCGCGCTCAGCCGTGCGTGACGCCGCCCGCGCGCTCGGGTATTCGCCGGGACAGCAGGACGCGTGGAGCAAGCAGCTCGACCGCTGGGGCCCGCTCAATTCCACAAAGGACGATCACGACCACGACATCCCGGCCGACGTGCTGGCGATGGCAGGCGATCTGGAGGGCTACCCCCGGCACCTGGGCATCCACTCCGGCGGCATGGTGATCTGCGACCGCCCGGTGAGCGAGGTCTGCCCGATCGAATGGGCGCGCATGGCCGATCGCAGCGTGCTGCAGTGGGAAAAGGACGACTGCGCCACGGCCGGACTGGTCAAGTTCGACCTGCTCGGCCTCGGCATGCTCTCCGCACTGCACTACATGGTCGACCTGGTCGCCGAATTCGAAGGCAAGACCATCGAACTGGGAAAGCTGGACCTGGAGGACAAGAAGGTCTACGAAATGCTCCAGCGCGCCGACGCGATCGGGGTGTTCCAGGTGGAGAGCCGCGCCCAGCTGGCGACGTTGCCGCGCCTGGCCCCGCGCAAGTTCTACGACCTCGCCGTCGAGGTCGCGCTGATCCGCCCCGGCCCCATCCAGGGCGGCTCGGTGCACCCGTTCATCCGCCGCTACACCGGCAAGGAGGAGTGGGACTTCGACCACCCGCTGATGGCGAACGCGCTGGGCAAAACCTATGGCGTGCCGCTGTTCCAGGAGCAGATGATGCAGATCGCGCTGGACGTGGCCGGGTTCAGCGCCGCCGAAGCCGACCAACTACGGCACGCGATGGGGTCGAAGCGTTCCCAGCAGCGGATGGAGCGGCTGCGGAAGCGGTTCTACGAAGGAGCCGAGGCCAACGGCGTCGAGCGCGAACTGGCCGTGCGCATTTTCGTCAAGCTGCAGGCGTTCGCGAACTTCGGCTTCCCCGAGAGCCACGCGCTGAGCTTCGCGTACCTGGTGTTCGCCAGCGCCTACTTCAAGCTGTACCACCCGGCCGCCTTCTGCGCGGCGTTGTTGCGCGCGCAGCCGATGGGCTTCTACTCCCCGCAGTCGCTGGTCGCCGACGCGCGGCGGCACGGGGTGGTGGTGCTCGGCCCCGACGTGAACGCCAGCGACTGGCACGCCACGCTGGAACCCCACGGTGACAAGGAAAACGCCGTACGCACCGGCCTCGCGACCATCCGGAACATCGGCGAGGACGTGGCGAAGGCGCTGGTCGCCGAGCGCGCGAGCGGCGGCCCGTTCGCGGACATGGCCGACGTCGCGCGCCGGGTCAGGCTGAAGACCCCGCAGGTGGAGGCGCTGGCCACGGCCGGTGCGTTCGGCTGCTTCGAGGCGGACCGGCGCAAAGCTCTCTGGGCCGCGGGCGCCGTGGCCGGCGAACGCCCGGAGAAACTGCCGGGCAGCGCGGTCGGCGTGGCCGCTCCCGCGCTGCCCGGTATGGACGACCTGGAGCTGGCGGTGGCCGACGTGTGGGCCACCGGGATGTCCCCGGACAGCTTCCCGACGCAGTTCGTCCGCGACCAGCTGGACGCGCTCGGGGCGCTCTCCTCCGAGGCGCTGCACCGGGTCGAGCACGGCACGCGGGTCCTCGCCGGTGGCGCGGTCACCCACCGGCAGCGCCCGGCCACCGCCGGCGGCATCACCTTCATCAACCTCGAGGACGAGACCGGCATGATCAACGTGGTCTGCTCGGCCGGGTTGTGGCGCCGGTACCACCGGGTCGCCCGCGACAGTTCCGCCTTGCTGGTGCGCGGGGTGGTCGAACGCGCGGACGGGGTGGTCAACCTGATCGCCGACCGCCTGCAGCGGTTGCAGTTGCGCATTCCCGCCAAATCCCGGGATTTCCGATAATCGGATTGACCTGCCCAACGGTCCGGGGCCACTATTTCCGTGCCTGGACGAAGGGAGGTGTCCGAAGTGGACGTTCTAGTGCTGAACGCGGGATACGAGCCGCTGCAACGGGTTTCCGTGCCGCACGCGGTGCGCATGCTGGTGCGCAACGTGGCCGTGGTCCACGAGGCGGGCACCGGCCCCGCGTTCGGGGTCTTCCCGCGCCCGCGCATCGTGCGGCTGCTGAAGTACGTCGTGATGAAGTGGCGTTACGCCGCGCCGCCGCGCTGGTCGCGCCGCGGTGTGCTCCGGCGGGACAACCACCTCTGCGCCTACTGCGGCAGGCACGCCGCCACCGTGGACCACGTCCTGCCGCTGTCCCGCGGCGGGGAGCGGACCTCGTGGCTGAACACGGTCGCCGCCTGCGGTGGCTGCAACGCGCGCAAGGCGAACAACCTGCCCCGCGAGGTGGGCATGCACCTGCGTTTTCCTCCGCGCGTCCCCACCTGGGACGAATTCTCCGAGCTCGTACCTAGGTGACCGCACCGAGAACGCGGAGGAGGCTGTGGCGCACCGCCGCGGTCGCGTTCTCGGCGGTCATCCGGCCGGCGCCGACTTCGGCGCCGGCCGCGTGACCGAGGGCCACCACCGCGGCCGCCAGCCAGGCCGGTGACTGGTCCCGGCTGAACTCACCGGCTTCCTGGCCACGGCGGATCACCCGGTCCAGCCGGTCGAGCACGGTGCCGTGGTCCTGCTCGTCCGCACCCGCGATGGCGGGGAGCCGCGGGTACCGCTCGAAGGTCCGCCAGCTCGCGTCGAACAGGCGCAGGATCGCGTCGGCCGCGGGGCCTTCGTCCAGCTTCGCCGCGTCCATCGCGGCGACCGCCTCCGCGGTCACCCGCTCGACGACCGCCGCCGCCAGCGCTTCCCGTGACGGGAAGTGCGCGTACACGGTCTGCCTGCTCACCCCGGCGGCTTCGGCGATTTCCTCGACGCTGGCGTCCGGACGCGCGCCGAGCACCTGGCTCGCCGCGGCGAGGATCGCGTGGGCGCTGCGTTCGGCGTCGGCCCGGCGCC
Proteins encoded:
- a CDS encoding DNA polymerase Y family protein — translated: MSDNNRIRMLVLWCPDWPVVAACAAEATPPDRPAAVFSANRVVACSALARADGVRRGMRRREAQSRCPELVVFGAEPERDARFFEAVAVAVEELVVGVEVVRPGIVAMPVAGAAGYFGGEARLAELLVDQVAAQVGVECQVGIADGLFAATLAAHRSALVEAGGTANFLAPLDIRVLDQPGADRAELVDLLRRLGLRTLGAFAALTTREVLSRFGADGEIAHRLASGRSERPPVRRRPPPELTVTKECDPPLDRVDVAAFTAKTMAAGFQAGLAAWGLACTRLGVHAVTENGEEMSRIWRCAEPLDEQGVADRVRWQFEGWLKGRTGRPTAGVVRLQLVPEETVEGRSLQLGLIGTEQQLADERAAQAMVHVQGLLGPEAVLTPVLDGGRGPAERVRLVPWGDRRVPARLPEARWDGRLPMPATVFPEPLPARVFDAGGTEVGITERYQLSGPPAAVAVDGGDARPVRGWSGPWQARGRGTDQVRLQVVLDGTSALLLVRTLDNPKWTVEGEYGW
- a CDS encoding error-prone DNA polymerase: MGWNNPPVRWQDLERELSGRQPESEREASGQQPLQPEPARELSGQAIPPESERDGGDSPAWTRHRHAYRPPEDLRTRRGDDQAGAAVRVPYAELHCHSNFSFLDGASHPEELVEEAVRLGLDALALTDRDGMYGVVRFAEAAADLGLRTVFGTELSLGLNSPQNGLPDPEGESLLLLAYQQEGYGNLCRAITRGQLQGPQSEKGRPVYDLESIAEDTAGKCVVLTGGRRGAVRRALVDGGIDAARTRLDQLVALFGREHVVAELVSHGEPMDDHHNDAIRDLAESFGLPLVATGGVHYATPRHGRRLAAGLAAIRARRSIEEMEGWLPAADNAFLRSGKEMQEIFTRYPGAVQRAALLGTECAFDLSLVAPDLPPFDVPDGHTEASFLRQEVMKGAAHWYEGNEKAYAQLEHELRIIEELGFPGYFLIVWEIVDFCRRNNIYCQGRGSAANSAVCFALGITKVDSVKWKLLFERFLAPDRDGYPDIDLDIESGRREEVIQHVYQKYGRLHTAQVANVITYRSRSAVRDAARALGYSPGQQDAWSKQLDRWGPLNSTKDDHDHDIPADVLAMAGDLEGYPRHLGIHSGGMVICDRPVSEVCPIEWARMADRSVLQWEKDDCATAGLVKFDLLGLGMLSALHYMVDLVAEFEGKTIELGKLDLEDKKVYEMLQRADAIGVFQVESRAQLATLPRLAPRKFYDLAVEVALIRPGPIQGGSVHPFIRRYTGKEEWDFDHPLMANALGKTYGVPLFQEQMMQIALDVAGFSAAEADQLRHAMGSKRSQQRMERLRKRFYEGAEANGVERELAVRIFVKLQAFANFGFPESHALSFAYLVFASAYFKLYHPAAFCAALLRAQPMGFYSPQSLVADARRHGVVVLGPDVNASDWHATLEPHGDKENAVRTGLATIRNIGEDVAKALVAERASGGPFADMADVARRVRLKTPQVEALATAGAFGCFEADRRKALWAAGAVAGERPEKLPGSAVGVAAPALPGMDDLELAVADVWATGMSPDSFPTQFVRDQLDALGALSSEALHRVEHGTRVLAGGAVTHRQRPATAGGITFINLEDETGMINVVCSAGLWRRYHRVARDSSALLVRGVVERADGVVNLIADRLQRLQLRIPAKSRDFR
- a CDS encoding HNH endonuclease codes for the protein MDVLVLNAGYEPLQRVSVPHAVRMLVRNVAVVHEAGTGPAFGVFPRPRIVRLLKYVVMKWRYAAPPRWSRRGVLRRDNHLCAYCGRHAATVDHVLPLSRGGERTSWLNTVAACGGCNARKANNLPREVGMHLRFPPRVPTWDEFSELVPR
- a CDS encoding TetR/AcrR family transcriptional regulator; protein product: MSELTPKRRRRADAERSAHAILAAASQVLGARPDASVEEIAEAAGVSRQTVYAHFPSREALAAAVVERVTAEAVAAMDAAKLDEGPAADAILRLFDASWRTFERYPRLPAIAGADEQDHGTVLDRLDRVIRRGQEAGEFSRDQSPAWLAAAVVALGHAAGAEVGAGRMTAENATAAVRHSLLRVLGAVT